In a genomic window of Piliocolobus tephrosceles isolate RC106 chromosome 1, ASM277652v3, whole genome shotgun sequence:
- the CENPL gene encoding centromere protein L isoform X2, producing MDSYDIPESTPSASSRPEDYFVGATPLQKRLESIRKQTSFIPTPPRRKIPQCSQLQEDADPQNVAFLLHKQWTLYSLTPLYKFSYSHLKEYSRLLNAFIVAEKQKGLAVEVGEDFNIKVIFSTLLGMKGTQRDPEAFLVQILSKSQLPSENREGKVLWTGWFCCIFGDSLLETVSEDFTCLPLFLANGAESNTAIIGTWFQKTFDCYFSPLAINAFNLSWMAAMWTACKVDHYVATTEFLWSVPCSPQSLDISYAIHPEDAKALWDSIHKTPGEVTQEEVDLFMDCLYSHFHRHFKIHLSATRLVRVSTSVASAHTDGKIKILCHKYLIGVLAYLTELAVFQIE from the exons ATGGATTCTTATGATATACCAGAATCAACTCCTAGTGCATCCTCAAGACCTGAAGATTACTTTGTAGGTGCCACTCCTCTGCAAAAACGATTAGAATCAATCAGGAAGCAGACTTCATTTATCCCGACTCCACCTCGGAGGAAAATTCCCCAGTGTTCACAGTTGCAG gaagaTGCTGACCCTCAAAATGTTGCATTCCTTCTGCATAAACAGTGGACTTTATATAGTTTAACTCCCTTATATAAATTCTCCTATAGTCATCTCAAAGAGTATTCTAGACTTCTGAATGCTTTTATTGTTGCTGAAAAGCAAAAAGGACTTGCTGTGGAAGTGGGAGAAGACTTCAACATCAAAGTGATTTTTTCTACTCTCCTAGGAATGAAAGGAACACAAAGGGATCCAGAAGCATTTCTTGTCCAG attctgtcaAAATCTCAATTGCCATCTGAGAATAGAGAAGGTAAAGTGTTGTGGACTGGCTGGTTCTGCtgtatttttggagacagtcttctGGAGACTGTTTCAGAAGATTTCACCTGTCTGCCCTTATTCCTTGCAAATGGAGCAGAGTCTAACACAGCCATAATTGGAACTTGGTTTCAGAAAACCTTTGACTGTTATTTCAGTCCTTTAGCAATCAATGCATTTAATCTTTCCTGGATGGCTGCCATGTGGACTGCATGCAAAGTGGACCATTATGTGGCTACTACTGAGTTTCTTTGGTCTGTACCCTGTAGCCCTCAAAGTCTGGACATTTCTTATGCAATACATCCAGAGGATGCAAAAGCTCTATGGGACAGCATCCACAAAACACCTGGGGAGGTTACCCAGGAAGAAGTTGACCTATTCATGGACTGCCTTTATTCACATTTCCATAGACATTTCAAGATTCATTTATCAGCCACAAGACTGGTTCGTGTTTCAACATCTGTAGCTTCAGCACATACTGATGGAAAAATAAAG attctGTGTCATAAATATCTTATTGGAGTGTTAGCATATTTGACAGAACTGGCAGTTTTTCAAATTGAGTGA
- the CENPL gene encoding centromere protein L isoform X1, which yields MNPEWVTASSRHFIGKNALYWFRTCFNFVFALLCGHYLHNTCVLRQTMDSYDIPESTPSASSRPEDYFVGATPLQKRLESIRKQTSFIPTPPRRKIPQCSQLQEDADPQNVAFLLHKQWTLYSLTPLYKFSYSHLKEYSRLLNAFIVAEKQKGLAVEVGEDFNIKVIFSTLLGMKGTQRDPEAFLVQILSKSQLPSENREGKVLWTGWFCCIFGDSLLETVSEDFTCLPLFLANGAESNTAIIGTWFQKTFDCYFSPLAINAFNLSWMAAMWTACKVDHYVATTEFLWSVPCSPQSLDISYAIHPEDAKALWDSIHKTPGEVTQEEVDLFMDCLYSHFHRHFKIHLSATRLVRVSTSVASAHTDGKIKILCHKYLIGVLAYLTELAVFQIE from the exons ATGAATCCGGAATGGGTGACAGCGTCATCACGGCATTTTATTGGTAAAAATGCTTTGTATTGGTTCCGGACCTGCTTTAACTTTGTATTTGCCCTGCTGTGTGGTCATTATCTTCACAATACTTGTGTGTTAAG ACAGACCATGGATTCTTATGATATACCAGAATCAACTCCTAGTGCATCCTCAAGACCTGAAGATTACTTTGTAGGTGCCACTCCTCTGCAAAAACGATTAGAATCAATCAGGAAGCAGACTTCATTTATCCCGACTCCACCTCGGAGGAAAATTCCCCAGTGTTCACAGTTGCAG gaagaTGCTGACCCTCAAAATGTTGCATTCCTTCTGCATAAACAGTGGACTTTATATAGTTTAACTCCCTTATATAAATTCTCCTATAGTCATCTCAAAGAGTATTCTAGACTTCTGAATGCTTTTATTGTTGCTGAAAAGCAAAAAGGACTTGCTGTGGAAGTGGGAGAAGACTTCAACATCAAAGTGATTTTTTCTACTCTCCTAGGAATGAAAGGAACACAAAGGGATCCAGAAGCATTTCTTGTCCAG attctgtcaAAATCTCAATTGCCATCTGAGAATAGAGAAGGTAAAGTGTTGTGGACTGGCTGGTTCTGCtgtatttttggagacagtcttctGGAGACTGTTTCAGAAGATTTCACCTGTCTGCCCTTATTCCTTGCAAATGGAGCAGAGTCTAACACAGCCATAATTGGAACTTGGTTTCAGAAAACCTTTGACTGTTATTTCAGTCCTTTAGCAATCAATGCATTTAATCTTTCCTGGATGGCTGCCATGTGGACTGCATGCAAAGTGGACCATTATGTGGCTACTACTGAGTTTCTTTGGTCTGTACCCTGTAGCCCTCAAAGTCTGGACATTTCTTATGCAATACATCCAGAGGATGCAAAAGCTCTATGGGACAGCATCCACAAAACACCTGGGGAGGTTACCCAGGAAGAAGTTGACCTATTCATGGACTGCCTTTATTCACATTTCCATAGACATTTCAAGATTCATTTATCAGCCACAAGACTGGTTCGTGTTTCAACATCTGTAGCTTCAGCACATACTGATGGAAAAATAAAG attctGTGTCATAAATATCTTATTGGAGTGTTAGCATATTTGACAGAACTGGCAGTTTTTCAAATTGAGTGA